The following are from one region of the Noviherbaspirillum sedimenti genome:
- a CDS encoding electron transfer flavoprotein subunit alpha/FixB family protein yields the protein MTALVIAEHDNVSLKGSTAHTVTAALQCGGDVHVLIAGHHCGAAAAAAAQLAGVSKVLVADAAHFADGLAENIAAQALALAKDYAHILAPATAYGKNIAPRVAAKLDVGQISEITKVDAPDTFERPIYAGNAIATVQSIDPIKVITVRTTGFDSAAAGGNAAIEAIPAVADFGKSAFISRAVAKSDRPELTAAKVIVSGGRGMGSGESFKILEPLADKLNAAMGASRAAVDAGYVPNDWQVGQTGKIVAPQLYIAVGISGAIQHLAGMKDSKVIVAINKDAEAPIFSVADYGIVGDLFEIVPQLVSALN from the coding sequence ATGACTGCACTCGTCATTGCCGAACACGATAATGTTTCTCTCAAGGGCAGCACCGCCCATACCGTCACCGCTGCCCTCCAGTGCGGTGGCGACGTCCACGTCCTCATTGCTGGCCACCATTGTGGTGCTGCTGCCGCCGCTGCCGCCCAGCTGGCTGGCGTCAGTAAAGTGCTGGTGGCCGATGCCGCGCACTTTGCCGATGGCCTGGCCGAGAATATTGCCGCGCAAGCCCTCGCCCTGGCGAAAGACTATGCGCACATCCTCGCCCCCGCCACCGCCTATGGCAAGAACATTGCCCCGCGCGTGGCGGCCAAACTGGATGTGGGCCAGATTTCCGAAATCACCAAAGTCGATGCGCCCGACACGTTCGAGCGGCCGATCTATGCCGGCAATGCGATTGCCACTGTGCAATCGATCGATCCGATCAAGGTCATTACCGTGCGCACCACCGGCTTTGACTCCGCAGCGGCTGGCGGCAATGCTGCTATCGAAGCCATTCCGGCCGTGGCTGATTTCGGCAAGTCGGCGTTCATCTCGCGCGCAGTGGCGAAATCCGACCGTCCTGAACTGACCGCCGCCAAGGTGATCGTCTCGGGTGGCCGTGGCATGGGTTCGGGTGAAAGCTTCAAGATCCTCGAACCGCTGGCCGACAAGCTCAATGCCGCCATGGGCGCTTCGCGCGCCGCGGTGGACGCCGGCTATGTGCCTAACGACTGGCAGGTGGGCCAGACCGGCAAGATCGTCGCACCGCAGCTGTATATCGCGGTGGGCATTTCGGGCGCCATCCAGCATCTGGCCGGCATGAAGGATTCGAAGGTGATCGTGGCCATCAACAAGGATGCCGAAGCGCCGATCTTCAGCGTGGCCGACTATGGCATCGTGGGCGACCTGTTCGAGATCGTGCCGCAGCTGGTCTCGGCATTGAATTGA